GGGCACACCTGCGCCAATAAGGGGCGAATTCCGGTCACAGCTTTTGGCCATATCAATCCCCTTTTGGCCTTTCCTGCCGTTTTCCAAAACCGCGGGGGCCGCAAGACTGTGAGCAACCGAATCAGCCTGCGGAGAACAAGAAATGCTGACGATCTACTCGGATGATCATCACCTGCACCACGGCCGTTGCGAATTGATCGACGGGCAGCTCAAACCCTGCTTCGAAATGCCCTCGCGTGCCGATCACGTGCTGCAACGGGTGAAGAACCAGGAGCTCGGCCCGGTCGAAGCGCCGAAGGACTTCGGCCTGGACCCGATTGCCCGTGTCCACACCCGCGACTACCTGGACTTCTTCAAAGGCGCCTGGGCACGCTGGACCGAATTCAATACCGATGGCGACTTGCTGCCCTACACCTGGCCGGCCCGCACCCTGCGCGCGGTCAAGCCGAAAAGCCTGCACGGCGAGCTCGGCTACTACAGCTTCGACGGTGGCGCACCGATCACCGCCGGCACCTGGCAAGCGGCGTACAGCGCAGCGCAAGTGGCATTGACCGCGCAGGCGGAAATCCAGCGCGGCGCCCGCAGCGCCTTCGCCCTGTGCCGTCCACCGGGACACCACGCCGCCAGTGACGTGATGGGCGGTTATTGCTACCTCAACAACGCCGCCATCGCTGCCCAGGCCTTCCTCGACCAGGGCCACAAAAAAGTCGCGATCCTCGACGTCGACTATCACCACGGCAACGGCACCCAGTCGATTTTCTACGAGCGCAGCGACGTGCTGTTCACCTCGATCCACGGCCACCCGGAAGCCGAGTTCCCGTTTTTCCTGGGCTTTGACGATGAGCTGGGCGAAGGCGCAGGTGAAGGTTTCAACTTCAACTACCCATTGCCTGCCGGCAGCGGCTGGGACACCTGGAGCGCCGCGCTGGAACAGGCCTGCAAGGAGATCGAAAGCTACGGCGCCGACGTCATTGTCGTGTCCCTGGGCGTCGATACCTTCAAGGACGATCCGATCTCGCAATTCAAGCTCGACAGCCCGGATTACCTGGCCATGGGCAAGCGCATCGCCGGCCTTGGCAAGCCGACACTGTTCGTGATGGAAGGCGGTTACGCCGTCGAGGAAATCGGCATCAACGCCGTGAACGTGCTCGAGGGTTTCGAGAGCGTTTGATGGCCTGCGTGTACCCGGACCCGCGTCTTCGCGGGTCTTTTTTTGCCTGCGATATCTATCTACCGCAAGCCACCGGCTCCCCCTCGCTAACGTCTCCGGCCTCAAGGCGGTGTCATCCGCAGCCGCCATCAGGAGACAAGCATGTCCGAAACCACCTCGCAGAAAGAACTGGATTTACTCACCGAACTGATCACCGGCCCGCTGATCAGCGAAGTGGCCACAAAGGTCCTGCGGCCTGCGCTTGATAAGCTGTATCCGCACCTGAAAATCGACCCGTCACTGGCCACCGTCGTGAGCCCGGCCTGGACGATTACCCACAATCGCGTCATCCCCGGCAAGAACACCTACGAATCTTTGACCAATGTGCTGGTGCGCCTGGGTTACACCGGCAAGTACGTCAATTACATTGATGGCGAACACTTCCTGACGCTGCATCCGGGCGTCGAGCCGATGGTCCAACTGGCGGTGAAGATCGACGCCATCGGCGCCCTCCTCAATGCCCTCGCCCCGCTGCTGTTCAATGCCTACCAGCAACAACAACTCGACTATTGGAACCAGGAAACCAGCCCGGCAACACCCCGCTGGCATCAACTGTCGCAATCGCTGCAAAGCATCTGGAACCTCGACTCGACACTGGACTGGAGCGAAGACGAAAAGGCCATGGCCCGCGCGGTGTTCAACCAGCCGGACCGGGCGACACGACGCACCGGCGACAAGTACAAGACCAAGGCGTGCCTGATCGACGTCGACGGGCTCAAGGCACAGGGCGATTCGGGCAGCCATTCATGGATTCTCGATGCCGCCGTTCTGGTCGGGACGCTGGGTGAGCGCACCTTCGTGCTCACCCATTCGATCGTCGAAGGGTTCCGGCGCTACGACACGGTCGAGGCATTGGGCGAGCGACTGCCCGCCCGACACAACATGCGCTGGCGGCTGTATGAACCCGATGGCAACTTTTTCCATCACCAGGCCTGCGCACTGATTGCGCTGGAAATCGACGCCATCGGTGACCTGAACACTCCCGACAACACCACCCCGCCCAGGCTTTCAACCGCCGAAAGTACTCACCCCAGAAACTTCACCGACGCGAATCAACAGCCGACGTCTCACTTCAGCAAGGTCGAGGCACTGACGCCCGGCTGGCTGAAGAGCGCCTCGCCGGCTGACCTCACTCGCTACAGCCGGCATTTGATGGACATCGCCAGCTTGCGTGAAAAGGATGCCGGCAAGACCTTCCTCGACGGCGTGCCGGCACTGCGCGAATTCACCCTGCAACGCCTGCGCGAACAGATGATCAAGGAGCACCCGGACGCACGGGCGCTGAAGCTTGAGGATGTCGAATTCAGCATCACCAGCGTGGTGGTGATCGGCACCTTCGTCGTACCCACCAAGCCCCAGGTGCTCAGGCTGTCGCTGGTGGAGCTGGCCCTGCAGAACCTGGTCGGCCTGCCGCTGGGGAACAAGGCGGTGTACTTCAAGAACGGCAAGGCCACACCGGCGTGGATGACGCCGGCATACCTGGAGCAACTCGTCAGGCAGGTGAACATTGGCGACACCTACCCCGCGCTGATCAAGCAGAAACTGCTCACCGATCCCCCGGAACAATCGCGCCGCCAGGATCTGTACACCCGGCACCTGCGCATCCAGCTGCCGCTGCAAGCGCTGCAATGCAAGATCCGCGAGCAGGCGGGAATCGACGAGCGCGGCTATCAGTACGTGCTGGCGGCCGTGCAGGAAAAACCGGCGGATCGTTATGTCGATGGGCTGGAGATCATCATCCGACCGCTGGCGTTCGTGCACGATACCCAGGGGAAGGCGGACACCGTCGCCAACATGTTCGTGATCGGCCCACGCCTGTCTTCCAAGGGGCCGTGCCTGCTGTATCGACCGCTGCTCGAACACCCGTTACTGCAATACCCCAGCGAGGCGAATTTGCTGTATGCGATCAAGCACAGCAAGACACTGCGCCAATCGGTATTGGCCTGGCTGCCGGATGCGGTGCGCTTCAACTACTCGCAATACGCCTTCCCCGGCGAGTTGCCGGCCGTGTGGACCATCGGGCAGTTGCTGGTCGAACCGTCCTCGCTGCTGGGCAAGATGGCCAACGTAACATTCAGCACCCAGGCAATGGAGGGCGAGCCGGTTGCCGCCCTGTTCAAGGCCAATGCCGAAGCGATCGTCACCCTGGCTGACCGCCAATCGGTGTCCAATGCCGAAGCGCGCTGGGCCACGCTCAAGCAAGGCGCCTGGATGATGTTCTCGGTAGCCCTGCCGTTTCTGGGGCGTACGCTCAGCACCGCCTCGTGGGTCTGGCAGATCATGGATGACCTGCAACAAGCCAGCGACGCCCGGGAAGCCAACGACAACGACACGGCCTGGTCGGCCATGACGGACCTGTTGCTGACCCTGAGCATGGTGCTCGCCCATCAGGCCGCCGCCCGGCAAAGGTCCGCGGCACCCGCCCCGGAGAAAATCGCCGCTGAACGCCCTGCCCTGCACGCCCTGCCCGCCCCCAAACCGAGCGTGACGCGCTTGCCCGACTGGCAATCGAGCCAGCCACCGGCTGCCCATGAATCCTCGCTGCATACGCCCGGTGCGCTAACGACCAAGGGCCTGGGCAAAGTGCTCGACGCCCTGAGCATCGACGAGCCCGCCGGCCTCAAGCCCGCAGCGCCTGAGCCCGGCCCCTACCAGCACCTGCACGGGCTCGACCATCGGTGGTACGCCAAGGTCGGCCAACGCTGGTTCGAAGTCACCCTCAACGATAACGAGGACGTACAGATCATCGACTCGCGCCCCAAGCCCGCCATCAAAGGCCCGCTGCTGGTTCATTCAGCCAAGGGGCAATGGTTCATCGACATGCGCCTGCGCTTGCGTGGTGGTGGCCGGCGCCTGGAGTTGATGCGCAGGAACGAGCAGCGCAAGACCGACCTGAAACAAAAACTCGAAGCGTTCGATGCGC
This DNA window, taken from Pseudomonas sp. MYb118, encodes the following:
- a CDS encoding DUF6543 domain-containing protein; this translates as MSETTSQKELDLLTELITGPLISEVATKVLRPALDKLYPHLKIDPSLATVVSPAWTITHNRVIPGKNTYESLTNVLVRLGYTGKYVNYIDGEHFLTLHPGVEPMVQLAVKIDAIGALLNALAPLLFNAYQQQQLDYWNQETSPATPRWHQLSQSLQSIWNLDSTLDWSEDEKAMARAVFNQPDRATRRTGDKYKTKACLIDVDGLKAQGDSGSHSWILDAAVLVGTLGERTFVLTHSIVEGFRRYDTVEALGERLPARHNMRWRLYEPDGNFFHHQACALIALEIDAIGDLNTPDNTTPPRLSTAESTHPRNFTDANQQPTSHFSKVEALTPGWLKSASPADLTRYSRHLMDIASLREKDAGKTFLDGVPALREFTLQRLREQMIKEHPDARALKLEDVEFSITSVVVIGTFVVPTKPQVLRLSLVELALQNLVGLPLGNKAVYFKNGKATPAWMTPAYLEQLVRQVNIGDTYPALIKQKLLTDPPEQSRRQDLYTRHLRIQLPLQALQCKIREQAGIDERGYQYVLAAVQEKPADRYVDGLEIIIRPLAFVHDTQGKADTVANMFVIGPRLSSKGPCLLYRPLLEHPLLQYPSEANLLYAIKHSKTLRQSVLAWLPDAVRFNYSQYAFPGELPAVWTIGQLLVEPSSLLGKMANVTFSTQAMEGEPVAALFKANAEAIVTLADRQSVSNAEARWATLKQGAWMMFSVALPFLGRTLSTASWVWQIMDDLQQASDAREANDNDTAWSAMTDLLLTLSMVLAHQAAARQRSAAPAPEKIAAERPALHALPAPKPSVTRLPDWQSSQPPAAHESSLHTPGALTTKGLGKVLDALSIDEPAGLKPAAPEPGPYQHLHGLDHRWYAKVGQRWFEVTLNDNEDVQIIDSRPKPAIKGPLLVHSAKGQWFIDMRLRLRGGGRRLELMRRNEQRKTDLKQKLEAFDARKHQLESELQTAENAFTQANLQSLGDTLDAQVAEYGAYIELLKEYNALEPLQNYRPVLVSCLDNQLSLTQKWFALQHPSFTEALRQSLTLLDQKAPEGTLTPRQTYQFTSDMTQHYIHRIEFANARIAEMTRLGKDASEIAREYSLHMPAFKLADLKMFQVSIAQELCINDSAPGDLAAARQAMEKMVEDVCLTIQSSLDLTASGEALPLLERIDGFNDLVEQFANLDQRIADLAPEFPEELLGDSLDIMRERVKAFNEPTTRQLTSLLLERRLLAPTPGPSRPAPPRSRIIKTRFKGTVVGTPRPRKAGEEANLYDVTSPLTGKVIATFHEKSPGNWLEHVPAKAASTARPTLDLSIQKGQILLDQMPAFSRRTESHASQAGRIPVEIEEMFNQQARRMNQAADTIEKALTDLNATDGGQTSAVNLVKQLNEGATGLYEQGRQARISMIKKQPPTAARVQWLHEKGLVEIVRVPGRSRLKGQRKDFLEEYEIRERAAGDSKAVLWYAHFHYPKADTPVDGYTAAHLKTASQRKLGSGFEMKTAPSSSELIEIYRSEISPQLAKALFLPSKN
- a CDS encoding histone deacetylase family protein: MLTIYSDDHHLHHGRCELIDGQLKPCFEMPSRADHVLQRVKNQELGPVEAPKDFGLDPIARVHTRDYLDFFKGAWARWTEFNTDGDLLPYTWPARTLRAVKPKSLHGELGYYSFDGGAPITAGTWQAAYSAAQVALTAQAEIQRGARSAFALCRPPGHHAASDVMGGYCYLNNAAIAAQAFLDQGHKKVAILDVDYHHGNGTQSIFYERSDVLFTSIHGHPEAEFPFFLGFDDELGEGAGEGFNFNYPLPAGSGWDTWSAALEQACKEIESYGADVIVVSLGVDTFKDDPISQFKLDSPDYLAMGKRIAGLGKPTLFVMEGGYAVEEIGINAVNVLEGFESV